One Megalops cyprinoides isolate fMegCyp1 chromosome 4, fMegCyp1.pri, whole genome shotgun sequence genomic window carries:
- the si:ch211-166a6.5 gene encoding clustered mitochondria protein homolog: MKYTVKTRGEDPETMDVLAQTNGKGAALNGKTVGTKEEAGDSSFPVKFQGPGIEPFELEVNRFWLVQDTILAVLAREEVAPRTSLSLSYSGAILDPFTELQAIKGLKAGATLRLVEEPYTPRSARAHLARLQDLLRAAGPQDALREGRSPSLLDTLSPAHSSEFSPGAPSGRGSRRSVSDTKSEQPPSEGPPPEYILPGSQERPLLPLLPNGTHTEVPSLLLDLSLSCWNPPPGPRKLQGDFLYISVCTLEGRTCDITSCPRGFYLNRSTVDVFDPRPASSPPISHCLTDLLSQISPGFKKGITALRNRSQPPPVESMPTPYRTQSWLGPPSTIRTHRNPFSSRLGLEEQAGTQAPDWNEELQAARDLPQGSVEERLLRDRALLQVNSAFVWAAAQGAESVIDGCVAPISGGAEDPAFLWGGLFLSRGGDGGGVLGGERGRRAAQRLELKGVQAYSELEGALQGLHTLPTAVVDYRGIRLSAQGLAPGLEGPDRGPEGLGPTRGLLYGFAAGAQESPHRRKLLELLAQAAKSLAVQRHAVVGPTGHQVPLFTSVDVQGLLGADGRYYLLDLFRILPADANFQVTEKNGKENGKKEVQEHNEEGWPASYSASTGLPRRSPHGLCRLRPELLQAFIQHKTSQFSRRVRERMEENGGVEECVQNGDPRGTDAVRGACKDVGSVSDIIFEMRFNPDIFSPGVEFPNSDSSATRLQERLLREAAAFIVTEQIPAFVDDCLQFRVSPVDGATLSHALHQRGINLRYLGQVTRAVSQSEHKERLKHITRLAFGEIIIHSARRIFNGYLQGVEVSSLSAAVSHFLCCLLVPHFSPASTGEEPKKRSRRRGRGGGVASDSMAWSALGGTELWSLLCQDAKETYDLTEGLGTSVDHLVENYGLQKVSLLRELCLKAGIQLRLREYMLDNRNKAPIGPDDILNIFPVVKHVAMTTSDASKAFHSAQSSIQKGLLEQAYEQLKQAAYMFGRVCDDLHPEACACLSTLAQLAYLKGRSAEARSMQLKAVVISERVLGFDHPNTIKEYALLAVYVFAGGEVGLAQRCLYRARLLMLLVHGEEHPYTATLDSSLGLVLQGELSLQYLQSALKLNTLFRGPNDLQTALNQHLLAQRLCTVGDYRSAMAHEREALAVFQTQCGDDHPQTKCSSEFLGAITQQAVKVERSLRQGGADSTDTPASGNLSPSMETTLEQLALVNGILQPTFRNKIVEFKEKLKEIRASAEAANEKSEAAGTINGGMAQENSANKEVVAGEDTLNEGPTQQVSNQNEENDVPTDSQEEMSSMDKTEAEDKSSDTLKSACDNEERGDQTANEEMKSCEADTEEATIVANDKTGPAENSNGENVEMNGQQETAEINGGDSLAENDELRAAEMDSGIDTLTTNGQSGSSAIDEDGGNSAAKEGSESAEVNGEGGSPAADN; encoded by the exons ATGAAGTACACAGTGAAGACAAGAGGAGAAGACCCAGAAACTATGG ATGTCCTGGCCCAGACAAATGGAAAAGGAGCTGCACTCAATGGAAAAACTGTGGGAACCAAGGAAGAGGCAGGAGACTCCTCATTCCCTGTGAAGTTCCAGGGGCCAGGCATCGAGCCCTTTGAGCTAGAG GTAAATAGGTTCTGGCTGGTCCAGGACACCATCTTGGCAGTGCTGGCAAGGGAGGAAGTGGCCCCTCGGACTAGCCTGTCCCTCTCATACTCTGGTGCCATACTGGACCCCTTCACTGAACTGCAGGCCATCAAGGGCCTCAAAGCAGGGGCCACACTGAGACTTGTCGAGG AGCCCTACACCCCAAGAAGTGCTCGTGCTCACCTGGCTCGCCTGCAGGACCTTTTGCGGGCAGCGGGGCCCCAAGATGCCCTGAGGGAGGGCCGCTCTCCCAGCCTGTTggacactctctctcctgcacacagcTCAG AGTTCTCCCCAGGTGCTCCCAGCGGGAGAGGGTCAAGGCGATCAGTCAGTGACACAAAGTCGGAGCAGCCACCCTCAGAAGGACCCCCTCCAGAATACATCCTCCCTGGTTCACAAGAGCGCCCTCTGTTACCCCTGCTGCCCAACGGAACACACACTGAG GTCCCAAGCCTCTTGCTCGACCTGTCACTCAGCTGTTGGAACCCACCCCCAGGGCCTAGGAAACTGCAAGGGGACTTCCTGTACATAAGTGTGTGCACCTTAGAGGGGCGtacctgtgacatcacatcctGTCCGCGAGGATTCTACCTTAATAG gTCCACCGTGGATGTGTTTGACCCACGGCCTGCCTCCTCACCACCCATCTCTCACTGTCTGACCGACCTCCTGTCTCAGATCAGCCCTGGGTTCAAGAAGGGCATCACTGCACTCAGAAACAG GTCACAGCCACCCCCAGTTGAGAGCATGCCCACACCTTACCGTACCCAAAGCTGGCTGGGCCCCCCTTCCACGATACGCACACACCGGAACCCCTTCAGCAGCCGACTGGGCCTGGAGGAGCAGGCAGGCACACAG GCTCCTGACTGGAACGAGGAGCTGCAGGCGGCCAGGGATCTCCCCCAGGGGAGCGTGGAGGAGAGGTTGCTGAGGGACAGGGCCCTACTGCAG GTAAACAGTGCCTTTGTGTGGGCGGCGGCGCAGGGAGCAGAGTCTGTAATTGATGGCTGTGTGGCCCCCATCAGTGGAGGGGCAGAGGACCcggcttttctctggggggggcTATTCCTGAGCCGCGGAGGAGATGGTGGGGGGGTCCTGGGTGGGGAGCGGGGAAGGAGGGCGGCCCAGCGGCTGGAGCTGAAGGGCGTGCAAGCATACAGCGAGCTGGAGGGGGCGCTGCAGGGCCTACACACCCTGCCGACTGCTGTGGTGGACTACCGAGGGATCCGCCTGTCCGCTCAGGGGCTGGCTCCAGGATTAGAGGGGCCTGACCGGGGGCCAGAGGGCCTTGGGCCCACTCGGGGCCTCCTTTATGGCTTTGCTGCTGGTGCCCAAGAAAGCCCCCACCGCCGCAAGCTGCTGGAGCTACTGGCCCAAGCCGCCAAGAGCCTGGCCGTGCAGAGGCATGCAGTAGTGGGGCCCACTGGCCACCAGGTGCCCCTCTTCACGTCTGTTGATGTCCAGGGTCTTCTGGGGGCCGACGGCCGCTACTACCTGCTAGATCTCTTCCGCATCCTGCCTGCTGATGCCAACTTCCAGGTCACTGAGAAGAATGGGAAGGAGAATGGGAAGAAGGAGGTGCAGGAGCACAACGAGGAGGGCTGGCCTGCCTCGTACTCCGCGTCTACAGGCCTACCCAGGCGCTCCCCACACGGCTTGTGTCGGCTCCGCCCGGAGCTCCTACAAGCCTTCATCCAGCACAA GACGTCCCAGTTTTCCCGGCGTGTGCGGGAAAGAATGGAGGAGAATGGTGGGGTCGAGGAGTGTGTGCAGAATG GGGATCCACGTGGGACCGATGCAGTGAGAGGGGCCTGCAAGGACGTGGGCTctgtcagtgacatcatcttCGAGATGCGCTTCAACCCTGACATCTTCTCCCCAG GTGTGGAATTCCCCAATTCGGACAGCAGTGCCACACGACTACAGGAGAGACTACTACGAGAGGCTGCTGCATTCATTGTTACCGAGCAGATCCCGGCCTTT GTGGATGACTGCCTACAGTTCAGAGTGTCTCCTGTGGATGGTGCCACACTCAGTCACGCTCTGCATCAAAGAGGCATCAACCTTCGTTATTTGGGTCAGGTGACCCGCGCTGTCAGCCAGTCAGAGCACAAAGAGCGGCTAAAGCACATTACA AGACTGGCATTTGGAGAGATCATAATTCATTCTGCACGACGAATTTTCAATGGCTACTTACAG GGTGTGGAGGTATCCAGCCTGTCTGCAGCTGTCAGTCATTTCCTATGCTGCCTGCTGGTGCCTCATTTTAGCCCCGCCTCTACAGGGGAGGAGCCTAAGAAGCGATCTAGGAGACGGGGACGAGGAGGGGGAGTGGCATCTGACAGCATGGCATGGAGTGCGCTTGGTGGAACCGAGCTGTGGAGTCTGCTGTGCCAGGATGCCAAGGAAACCTATGACCTAACAGAAGGCTTGGG TACAAGTGTTGACCATCTGGTGGAGAATTATGGACTGCAGAAGGTGTCCCTGTTGCGAGAACTGTGTCTGAAGGCTGGGATACAG CTCCGTCTAAGAGAGTACATGCTGGACAACCGCAACAAGGCCCCCATTGGCCCCGATGACATCCTCAACATCTTCCCTGTGGTCAAGCATGTGGCCATGACAACGAGCGATGCTTCCAAGGCATTCCATTCTGCTCAGAGCAGCATACAGAAGG GGCTCCTGGAACAGGCCTATGAGCAGCTGAAGCAGGCGGCCTACATGTTCGGTCGCGTGTGTGATGACCTGCACCCTGAGGCCTGTGCCTGCCTCAGCACCCTGGCCCAGCTAGCCTACTTAAAGGGTCGCAGCGCTgag GCACGGAGCATGCAGCTGAAAGCAGTGGTGATCAGCGAAAGAGTGCTTGGATTCGACCATCCCAACACCATCAAGGAATAT GCCCTGCTGGCAGTGTACGTGTTTGCTGGGGGGGAGGTGGGCCTGGCGCAGCGCTGTCTATATCGAGCCCGGCTGCTGATGCTCTTGGTCCATGGAGAGGAACACCCATACACTGCCACTCTGGAC aGCTCTCTGGGCTTGGTGCTGCAGGGAGAGCTGTCACTGCAGTACCTACAGAGCGCGCTCAAGCTCAACACCCTCTTCCGTGGCCCCAATGACCTGCAGACTGCTCTCAA CCAACACTTGCTGGCCCAGAGACTGTGCACTGTAGGAGACTACCGCAGTGCTATGGCCCACGAAAGAGAGGCGCTCGCTGTGTTCCAGACCCAG tgtggtgaTGACCACCCACAGACTAAGTGCAGCTCAGAGTTCCTTGGAGCCATTACTCAGCAGGCTGTAAAGGTTGAGCGGTCGCTGCGGCAGGGTGGGGCAGACTCCACGGACACACCTGCCTCTGGG AATTTGTCTCCCTCAATGGAAACCACATTAGAACAGCTTGCTCTAGTCAATGGGATCCTCCAACCAACATTCAG AAACAAGATTGTGGAATTTAAGGAGAAACTCAAAGAAATACGAGCATCCGCAGAGGCAGCCAATGAAAAATCTGAAGCAGCAGGAACCATCAATGGCGGTATGGCACAAGAAAACTCAGCCAATAAAGAAGTTGTCGCTGGGGAAGACACACTGAATGAAGGCCCAACGCAACAAGTCTCTAACCAGAATGAAGAGAATGATGTACCTACAGACTCTCAAGAGGAAATGAGCTCCATGGAcaagacagaggcagaagacAAATCCAGTGATACACTGAAATCTGCATGTGAcaatgaggagagaggggatcAAACAGCcaatgaagaaatgaaatcaTGTGAGGCAGATACAGAAGAGGCTACCATAGTGGCTAATGACAAAACAGGACCAGCGGAGAACAGTAACGGAGAAAACGTTGAGATGAATGGccaacaggaaacagcagagatCAACGGAGGTGACAGTTTGGCAGAAAATGACGAACTGAGAGCAGCAGAGATGGACTCAGGGATAGATACCCTGACAACTAATGGCCAATCAGGATCATCAGCAATTGATGAAGATGGCGGGAACTCAGCAGCTAAAGAGGGATCAGAATCAGCAGAGGTcaatggagagggagggagtccAGCTGCTGATAATTAG
- the srrd gene encoding SRR1-like protein, translated as MILRCEDFWLEWKELLSRCLATESVSSLEGDCDPSSTGLDCVCYGLGSFSSCISSRYQLAMLLLLLDTLRIPPSHCSVFDPVFTPVECEVLKTLGFTVLSENEEGKRAASRPTLFYLMHCGKALYNNLLWKNWSLQALPRLTILGNSFRGIQERMVQRELQRDYSFIADVLSACEETALPCSPRFLDVFNDTALLRFLPQRLNSLPPHTWTDPPEPQYLHCEDLEIIQRDQGS; from the exons ATGATA TTGAGGTGTGAAGATTTCTGGCTGGAGTGGAAAG AGCTGCTATCACGCTGCCTGGCCACAGAGTCTGTGTCATCCCTAGAGGGCGACTGTGACCCCTCTAGCACTGGGCTGGACTGTGTATGTTATGGGCTGGGAAGCTTCTCTTCCTGCATCTCTTCTCGATACCAGCTGGCtatgctgctactgctgctggaCACACTAAGG ATTCCTCCAAgccactgcagtgtgtttgacCCTGTCTTCACTCCAGTGGAGTGTGAGGTGCTGAAGACCCTTGGCTTCACTGTATTATCAGAGAATGAG gAGGGGAAGAGGGCAGCATCCAGGCCAACGCTCTTTTAcctgatgcactgtgggaaggcCTTGTACAATAACCTGCTGTGGAAGAACTGGAGTCTCCAAGCCCTGCCTCGGCTCACCATCTTGGGCAACAGCTTCCGCGGCATTCAGGAGAG GATGGTCCAGAGAGAACTTCAGAGAGACTACAGCTTCATTGCTGAT GTGCTAAGTGCATGTGAGGAAACGGCCCTGCCTTGCTCCCCACGCTTCCTGGATGTATTCAACGACACTGCCTTGTTGCGCTTTCTACCACAGCGCCTGAACAGCCTGCCGCCACACACCTGGACAGATCCCCCTGAGCCACAGTACCTGCACTGTGAGGACCTTGAGATCATACAGAGGGACCAGGGCAGCTGA